A genomic segment from Lasioglossum baleicum chromosome 5, iyLasBale1, whole genome shotgun sequence encodes:
- the LOC143208826 gene encoding integrin beta-PS translates to MTSWKILLTLGIHLFPLISAEYKDSESLCASQQTCSSCLQTPRCVWCSSTESNERSSHVLVRCITREKYRRDRDLWCPLSNVIDNENSFIIDKDRPLSSMKGTDPVQIRPQKVHLRLRRGEEYRMTLSYSQAEDYPVDLYYLMDLSRSMEEYRDRLSKTGLKIADAMRKLTSNFRLGFGSFVDKVVLPMTNTQEGKRDVPCTTIRNGITVPCASPYGYKNQMPLTNDIHSFKSRVQEAPLSGNLDTPEGGLDAMMQAIVCTKEIGWRQNARHLIVFSTDAVSHIAGDGRLAGIIEPNDCLCHLDETGFYTYSLLQDYPSISQINKMAHEHNVNIIFAITKSVSTNYELLSRSIGGSSTGIIDKDSRNVVALISGEYKKLVQSVALTDDAPKMIDVKYFSRCLETNGKLKERRECGGLRVGNVVHFEVVLKAVECPADAREWQQTMQIKPRGLNESLVIDLNIVCDCPCERPGNPGYKAGSADCKGNGTLTCGVCACNQGYYGKHCECKGNDVGTDSEAAMIECKPNNETTEICSGRGVCKCAMCECATRPNPQEIYYGKYCECDNFYCKRSGGLVCGGRGKCECGTCNCLAGWGGETCDCEQTNSTCMPSNGGAAEICSGRGDCVCGNCHCHEKDNIRYSGRYCEECPTCPGQWCDELKDCVECTAYNTGRYAENGKCDTCPHQIDIVDVVEEDSVKDLDTGARVCRTPGDAGCTFTFKYHQHRDGTGGDIKIFNILAQKERTCPKPINVFGVAVGLVASTVFLGFLMLLIWKILTTIYDKREFAKFERERALAKWNRGDNPLYKQATSTFVNPTFHESTKD, encoded by the exons ATGACTTCTTGGAAGATCCTTCTGACCCTTGGGATTCATCTTTTCCCGTTGATCTCCGCCGAGTACAAGGACTCGGAGAGCCTTTGCGCGTCTCAACAGACTTGCTCCAGTTGTCTGCAGACACCACGATGCGTTTGGTGCTCCTCTACG GAGTCGAACGAAAGGTCCAGCCACGTTTTGGTGCGCTGCATCACCAGAGAAAAGTATCGGAGAGATCGCGATCtctggtgtccattgtcaaacgTGATTGATAACGAGAACTCGTTCATCATCGACAAAGATCGTCCACTATCTTCGATGAAAGGAACTGACCCTGTCCAGATCAGACCGCAGAAAGTTCATCTGAGATTGCGACG AGGCGAGGAGTACCGAATGACTTTGAGCTACAGTCAAGCAGAGGATTATCCAGTCGATTTGTACTATCTGATGGATCTATCGCGATCTATGGAGGAGTACAGGGATCGATTATCGAAAACTGGACTGAAGATTGCGGACGCTATGAGGAAGCTTACTTCCAATTTTCGTCTGGGATTCGGCAGTTTTGTTGATAAAGTCGTACTGCCTATGACCAACACCCAAGAGGGAAA ACGGGACGTGCCATGCACCACGATACGAAATGGAATAACCGTGCCATGCGCGTCTCCTTATGGTTACAAGAATCAGATGCCGCTGACTAATGACATACACTCTTTCAAA TCCCGTGTGCAAGAAGCTCCACTGTCCGGCAATCTGGATACACCGGAAGGTGGTTTGGACGCCATGATGCAAGCTATAGTCTGCACCAAGGAGATCGGATGGCGACAGAATGCGCGACATCTCATTGTCTTCTCGACAGATGCAGTATCTCATATCGCTGGAGATGGTAGA CTCGCCGGGATTATCGAGCCGAACGACTGCCTCTGCCACTTGGACGAGACAGGATTCTACACGTACTCGCTCCTGCAAGATTACCCTTCGATATCTCAA ATCAACAAGATGGCACACGAGCATAATGTCAACATCATCTTCGCGATCACCAAGTCCGTGAGCACGAATTACGAGTTGCTTAGCCGGAGCATCGGTGGTTCATCTACTGGAATCATCGACAAGGACTCGAGGAACGTGGTGGCCCTTATTAGCGGAGAATACAAG AAATTAGTGCAGTCCGTGGCATTAACAGATGACGCACCGAAGATGATCGACGTGAAATACTTCTCTCGATGTTTGGAGACCAATGGAAAACTAAAGGAACGACGGGAATGCGGAGGTCTGCGAGTGGGAAACGTTGTTCACTTCGAAGTAGTTTTGAAG GCGGTCGAGTGTCCAGCAGATGCCAGGGAATGGCAACAGACAATGCAGATAAAGCCGAGAGGCTTAAACGAGAGTTTGGTGATCGACTTGAACATCGTGTGCGACTGTCCTTGCGAGCGACCAGGAAATCCT GGGTACAAGGCGGGCTCGGCAGATTGCAAAGGAAACGGTACCCTGACTTGCGGTGTTTGCGCCTGCAACCAAGGTTACTACGGGAAACATTGCGAGTGCAAGGGAAACGACGTTGGTACGGATAGCGAAGCCGCCATGATCGAATGCAAGCCTAACAACGAAACCACCGAGATCTGTAGCGGCCGTGGAGTTTGCAAATGCGCCATGTGCGAGTGCGCCACACGACCGAACCCGCAGGAGATTTACTATGGGAAGTACTGCGAGTGCGATAACTTCTACTGCAAACGCAGCGGTGGATTG GTTTGCGGCGGCCGGGGCAAGTGCGAATGCGGTACCTGCAATTGCCTGGCTGGATGGGGCGGCGAAACCTGCGACTGCGAACAGACGAACAGCACATGCATGCCCTCCAACGGCGGGGCCGCGGAGATTTGCAGCGGACGGGGCGACTGTGTCTGCGGTAACTGCCACTGCCACGAAAAGGACAATATCCGGTACTCGGGACGGTATTGCGAGGAGTGTCCG ACATGTCCAGGACAATGGTGCGACGAGCTGAAGGACTGCGTGGAATGCACAGCCTACAACACTGGTCGCTACGCCGAGAATGGGAAATGCGACACCTGTCCCCATCAAATTGACATC GTGGACGTTGTCGAGGAGGACTCGGTCAAGGATCTGGATACTGGAGCCAGGGTTTGTCGCACACCAGGTGACGCGGGTTGCACTTTTACTTTCAAGTATCATCAGCACAGAGATGGGACTGGAGGAGACATCAAGATATTTAATATCCTCGCTCAGAAGGAGAGGACGTGTCCGAAGCCCATCAACGTGTTTG GCGTTGCAGTCGGATTGGTAGCCAGCACGGTGTTCCTCGGGTTTCTGATGCTTCTAATATGGAAAATATTAACGACGATTTACGATAAACGAGAATTCGCCAAGTTCGAGCGCGAGAGAGCACTAGCTAAGTGGAACCGG GGGGATAACCCGTTGTACAAGCAAGCCACGTCAACCTTCGTGAACCCCACGTTCCACGAAAGTACGAAGGATTAA